A region of the Peromyscus leucopus breed LL Stock chromosome X, UCI_PerLeu_2.1, whole genome shotgun sequence genome:
AGTAAACCTAGagttcaccaatttggctagactggctggccagcaagcctcagggatcctgctatctttgccttcccagtgctaggaataagggtgtgttaccatgcctagcaCAGAGTGAGCCATTTCCCCATGCCCCAAACTTCACTTCTTAAAAGTCCTACAACCTCTTAATATTGCCGTATGGGAACCAAGCTTCCAACACAAGAGCCCTTAGGGGACAAACCACATCCAAACTCTAGAGGTGACCCATAAGCCATTACAAATTCATGTATTGACAaatctgtgtttgtctttgtccCCAGGAGCCCACTGAATCCACTAGTAACagaattgaaaaataaacatcatGAATGTCTCAGCATTAGGAGGTAATGGAaaaggtgagcctgggctacatgtctgCCTGAATTATCCCAGGCAAACCCCTAGAGGGAGATGAACATTGCCCAGGTGATGACCTCATAATAGAAGGGCTGGCAAGGGCTCTGGGATTAGGGGCTGGGGTTCCCCCTTTAAGGCTCTTAGGCTTGCCCCTGCCAGGGAAACCTTTGTCATCTGGTGAAGAGGAGCGCAATAATGTcctaaaacaaatgaaagtaCGAACTACACTGAAGGGTGACAAGAGCTGGATCATCAAGCATGAAGACTCAGAGGACCATACTATGTAAGTCCAAGAGGCAAGGCCAGAAGGGAAGGCAGCAAGCAacattgggggtgggggcatgggaCCCAACCCTAGCTGGGGATACTGAGGACATTCCACCATTTAGAGCTAGGTCAGGCTGTGTGTCCATTGGCCAGCCAGATGAGGTTAAAACctgaacacagacacagatggGGCAGTCCTAGATACTAATGCACGTGTTGTCACATACCTATAAAGTGGGTCAGTAGAGGAGAAGGTAagatgcagtggtggtgcatacagGCCAACTTTGGGATGGAACCACAGGGTAACAGGTAGCAAGAAACATGGGAGCCAGTATGTTCAGGCCCTGTCTTTCCACAGACAGCTTCACTCTGGACAAAACCATACTACATCCTCATCAGTTGGAGAGGTCTCAAATGTCAGGTAAGAGGTGGTACCTAGCTGATTCTTAAATGGACTTCAGAGGCTTTTCTGCTGCAAGGAGGGGTGGATATCACATAGGAAACACAGAGGGAGCCTGAATTGAGTCATTTGGAATGCATGGAAAAGACAGGCTCTTTGGGTTTCCCTTTTAGTGTTCCTGCAATTTGGCCATCTCCAAGAAGCTGTTCcctgatttaaaatttaaaaaaagggtcTGTAGGAATAAATGCTAGGGCTCCGTGGTACCTTTAGACCTAACCCCACTGTTCCAGCCCAGAACACTCATATTGCTGAATAGGACTGTCTGCTGAGTCCTTGTCCTCTTGCCAACTCCTTGGAGGGGCCCTCATTGCCTTCCCTGAGCCCAAGATTACCCTCTCTCTCACTACTTCTAGCATGTTCTCACCAGTGCCCCCCATGTCTTCTGAACCCCATCTGTTGTTGACAAATGGAAAGCCCCAGTACCTAGAAACTAATGTTTTCCAGCCAGTGACCAAGCCTGAGGAGTACCTTCTGGTTTCATACTTCCATCACCACTTGGGATGTGAGTGCCCTAAGGGCCAGAGGAGGAAACATTCTAGAGGAGTGGTAAGGGAAGGCCATAGGGCTTTACCTTCTATTCACTTCAACCTCAgattgaggtcaacctgggctctAACCAAGGGTCTTTCAGTCTGATccaggagagaacaggaagagctcTCTTTCAAGTGCCCCGGTGCCTGGAAGAGCAGAAACTTCTGGAACTTTGCAGTAAATGTTAAACCATACAGCAAGCCTGCCTGGCACCCTTTTGTAAGTCAGGGCTATGCTGGACATGGCTGTGGAGGAGTCGGCCATGGCAATGTGCCTGGGAGAGACTGAAGGAGAGATAGGTGGAGCAGAGTGGGCATCTGGCCACTATATTGGGACAAACTTGGCCACTATACTGGGACATCCATCAGCTGTAGTTGCGAACAGGAAGGAATAAAGTGTCCTGAGCTCTGTAGTGAGGCCATTGTTCCCTTTATGTCTCCTTTTCTCTTGGCAGGTCTCCAAATACAAAGGCTCCTGCTGGTTACATCATCCGGTAAGTGACCTCAAGACTCTACCTGCATTCTCATACCACTAGGGCCACACCTAGACTTCTCAATACCTTCCGGTGTCTCTTGTAGGGGAGTGTTCACCAGAACAATAGACAGCTCTTCTCACTACCAACAGCACCTGTCTAAGACCAATGGAGCGCCAAGAAGGTACATCCTTGGTGTGCTAGCCAGATGGTCAATAGGAAGGTGGGAAAGCCTTGTCCAGAGCCAAGTCCAAGAGAGGGATAGCAAAGAAGTAAGGGAAtgtcctgcctggctctggccaCTGGCCATGGGCAGTGGCTGAGAGGGGAACTCTGGACAGAGATGTGGATTGTGCCTGTACTTCCTAGTGCCCACATATCTTTACTTTACTTACTCTTTGTCCCCTTGGCCTCATGGCTGACACCGTGCACTTACTGAGGGTATTGAAGCCATGTGCTTAGTTCACCTTCTTAGTATGCTAAGGTGGCATGTTACATAAACACCTTGGTATCAGTCACAACTGGGGCTCCATTTGGGAAGATACAAATGAGAGCCTGGTGGGCTGTTTCCTTGTGACTTAGCTGGGTCTGCCAAGCTCAAAATGTCTGGCAGGGCTGACAACAAGGAAGAAAATCTCCTAGTGGCTCATGTCCTGTCTCTACTGGGCTGTGTGGGTAAACTTAGAGACAAGAGGGGACCTATGGTTGGGCAGATGGAAATATCTTGCTCTTCTAGTGCTTCTGAACTGCTGGGAACAGCTAATTCTGGTCGTCCTCATCAGTCCTCTGGTTATAAGATGACTACAGAAGATTATAAGAAGCTGTGAGTATACAGTGATCCCAGACACTGGACCTATTGAGGGCAGGTGGACACTTACATCTGAGCTAGTCACTTAGTTGGGGAAAGCTAGTCCTAGGTCTAAAGAATGGACAATGAGCCATGGCCATGGGGACTACTGCTCACTGTCTGTGTTTCCTAGATGTACCCCTGTACCCCTTCAGGTCTCGGGTTCTCAGACTGAGCTGGGTTCAGATGAGCTGTCCTTGGGAGCATGATGTTTCTTATGTTGTCACTGTCCCCATAGACTATTGGTATGGACATTTTGTGTCTAAAGCTGAGCTTCTCTTGAGGTTCCTTCCAAGGGGCCCTGGCCAAGGAGGGGAACTCTGGACAAATGTCTGGATTGTGCCAGCACTTCCCAGGACTCTAAATCTTTATACAGCTTATCCTTGCCCCATCGTTCTATTTCATGGAACAGCTGGCATATATTTTTAGGGAAGTAGTAAGAGTGTTGGCTGTTGACGGACGGGACAGGAGAAAGGAGTGCTGGCTTTTAAGGAGGAACAAGTGGGAGCTAAGGCTCAAGGTTGCAACAGCAATGTGTGTTAGTGGCATTGGCAGTCAAGAAGCCAAGGGGAGTAGCCTGTAACAGGGAACAGgaaggacacagaggaagaagagccaCACCTGCTCCTCTCCCCCACAGGGCACTGTACAATATCAAGTGCAGCTCCACATcagggactgaggaggaggaggtgcccTTCATctcagatgaacagaaatggcgGTAACGGTTTCTCTTATAGGCATACCCATGAGTAGGGCAGGGGCTAGAGTCTTCACAGACCGCTGAAAAGAATTATACCAGCCAGAGTACAAAATGCATTGCACATAAGCCCTGAGAACACCCCATAGTGTGTAGGTACACTTGTCATTCCACAAGTTTATGAACTACCTCTCAGTGCTGGGCCAGCTCAGGAGAAACTTCTAAGAACCTTGTAGGGGTAGAATCTAGGAAACATGGGTCCATGGAAAAGGCTTATGTGTAGATTCAAAATGTCCCAAGGAACTTGAATAATATTCAGGGTAAAGTGCCCTGGGAAAGGCCATCTGCACCCTGCCGTGTCTGAGTGTGTTGTGTTTGCAATGTTCTTTGGGTGCAGGAATGGTCTCCAGAGTTTCAAATGCCCTGTACTTACAAAGAAGGAGCCCAAATAAAGGCCAGTATCTGCCAACCCATATGTGGTTTAGGAAGCAGAGTGACAATCCCTTGCTGAAGGTCCCAGAAGGCCAACAGTTCTATGCAAAAAGACCACAGTTGCATGAGGCATGAAATCTGGATAGTGCAGAGGAGGGGAATGAATAAGAAGCTCTGGAGGTGACTCACTGAATGCTTAGGTGTGTTCACTTGGGCAAACCACCAGAGCAATGGTCAGGCTCAGTCAGTCATGGAATATATCAGCACGTACTTGCCTGGTTGTGGGGGTCAATTAACCAATGTGAGAATGTCAGTATTCAGGGCAGGGCTGGGCACATGCTACATGCTCCCTAAGTAAGGGTCCTTCCTCAATGTCCATGGGTCCTCCGAATATTTCTTAGAGCAGTGCTACTCTGGCTTACCCTCCTCAACTCCCCGGGGATATTCCTGAGTCAGCCAGTGAATATCCAAGGCTAGACTGACAGTGGCTAGATTGACACCTATCAGATGCCCCCACTTTGTACTACCCCAGATCACAAGCTGCAAGTGGTGTTCTGAGGAAGACAGCCCCACGGGAGCACTCTTATGTCCTCTCAGCAATTAAGAAGAACACTAGGTAAGTTGTCCAAGAATGAGGCCCAGTGGGCTTGAGCCTGCCTTGGCCACTACTAACTCCGTGATCTGGGGTCTTTTTCTTCTGCGTGGGGCTTCAGCTTTTCTTTGACTGGTGAAAGAATAAGGGCATTCGATCTTGACCTTCTCGAGGGTCTCAGATGCACTTCTTAGAATAAAAACAGGAGGTACTGGGAATAGGAGAGGCTCTAAGATGGCACCTGCGCTTGAGCTTTTTCCAATATGTCTCCATTCTGCTTCATTTCTAGTAGTCCTACTCAAGAGGTGCAGGCCCCATTTATTGCAAAGAGGTAAGTATCACCAAGGGAAACCTCATGAGCCAGATGTTATCCAGGCAGCAAGCCTCCTGTCAGTAGGGGTATAGGGAAAAAGAAGGTTGCTCTCAGTGAGCAAAGAGAGCTGTCCTCCTCAATCATAGCAAGAATTCTCTTGCTCTTGTCCTGCTATGTGCTCTCCTGTCACCTCCAcagggactgaggaggaggaggtgcccTTCATctcagatgaacagaaatggcgGTAACGGTTTCTCTTATAGGCATACCCATGAGTAGGGCAGGGGCTAGAGTCTTCACAGACCGCTGAAAAGAATTATACCAGCCAGAGTACAAAATGCATTGCACATAAGCCCTGAGAACACCCCATAGTGTGTAGGTACACTTGTCATTCCACAAGTTTATGAACTACCTCTCAGTGCTGGGCCAGCTCAGGAGAAACTTCAAAGAACCTTGTAGGGGTAGAATCTAGGAAACATGGGTCCATGGAAAAGGCTTATGTGTAGATTCAAAATGTCCCAAGGAACTTGAATAACCAGAACCAGAACCAACAAGAGAAACTCCATGGGAGCTGACTGTGATGATACTGATTGGTCCTATAGGCAAACAGGATGAAAAGGAGAATGATCCATATGTCAGGAAACTAGTTGAGTGAGATAACTATTATTATTTGACATAGGTCAATTTCTATAGTAGGAAAATGTTGGAtagaggatggagaagaaactTGTATGAAGCCGAATCTTAGGGACTGAGACTTTAGTTGAATGGATATCAAAGGCTTtccagagcagatgcagagactcacagccaagcaccaggccaagcttcaGGGAGTCCactggaagagacagaagagagttctatgagcaaggggcatcaagatcatggtggggaaatctacagagaaaaccaaaccaaactagtgggaactcgtgaactttagatcaacacctgtggagtctccatgggactggactaggtcctctgcataagagagacagttgtgtagcttgatctgcttaaggggcctcctggcagtgggatcaggatctgtccctgatgcatgagctgggtttttggagcccattccctatggtgggacaccttgcacagccttgatgcaggaaggaggggcttggaccttgctttactgaatgtaccaggctttgctgactccccatgggaggccttaccttgttaaAGGAGGAAATAGGGAGTGGGAagagagggtgatctgtggttggtatgtaaactgaataaaaaatgtcttaataaagaaaaaaaggccttCCAGATAAGGTGGCATACATAATAAGCTGTAGGTAGAAAGTCAACGAGGAACCAGCATTCCAAGTGTTCCAAGCCAAGAACTAGCCAGTGCAAAGGCCCAGAGTGGAAATACGGTGCTGTTGTTAAATGACAGTAGCTGACTAGAATACATTGAGCACTGAGGGGTGAGGGAGTGGCAGCACAGAGTAACAGAGAATAGTGTGTGCTTATTAGCTGTTACTAATGGAGCAAGATACCACCAGCAGAATAACTTAAAATCCCAGAAATAGAGGTCAGAAATCTGAAATTGAGATGTTGGCAGGAATGGGACCAATTGTAGTTACCTCACTAGGCCACTATCTTCATTCACATTGACTTTGTGTCTGTGTTCAGATTTCCTTAGTCTCAGAAGGACATTGCCATTGGATTCAGGGCCTACCCTAATTTAGCAAAACCTCATCTTATACTGCTTACATCTCCTAAGAACCTATTTCCAAATGAAGTTCCATGGCTTCCCCGGGAATATTCAATGGCAATGTCCTTCTCATCCTGAGCTGGAGTGGCCAAGGCTTCAGTCACCCACCTTATCTGGACACTGGTGAAAACACACCCTTCAAAGGCCAGGAAGCACCAAGGTAGGTAAGAAGACCACAGGTGCCACTTTTCTTGCCCACAGGGTTGATGTGGTTGATGAAGATGTGCCTCCTCAGAAAAAACAGGAGCCACCTGCTCTGGCAAGACCTGTTTCTGGCTTAAGCAGGTAATAGTCACTCCCCTTAGGCTGTGAGAGACTGGCCACTGTAGCAGTGGCATCCCATTGTTAAGCTTGCTCCTGGTACTTCTCTAACTTGGCCAAGTTTACCCTACCTAGGAGACAGACCTGTTGTCTCCAGCACTTCTCACACCTACCTTCTTTGCCAGTGTGGATGGAGGCAAAACCCAAGTGTCTCAAGCAATTCAAATTGAGTGCATGACCAGTGTACCCAGCCCCTCTGGAAGTCAGGAACCCAGGTGGGTATCATGAACCAGCTCTGGACTATGAGATGATAACATGGTTTCCCACTGGCCTGGCTGGCTGGGTTTGGCAACCAAGGAAGGTCTTGCAGTGAGGTGACAGTGCAGGGCCATCCAAGTTCTGCCTATCTCACTCCAGGTAGGGATATGCTTTGCCCCGATTTCCAAACCCTGAGCATCCCAACAGCTACAGGCACTCTCCTCTTCTTTGCAGATAACAAGCCCTCAATGCTTCCTTGTACTTTGCGTTGAATGCTGCTGAGTCTGGCAGAGGGTATagctttcctgttgctgtttcTTTCAACCTGGATTGAGTCTTGGTTAAGGTCATAGTCTTCTAAGGGCTGTGTCTCCATGGCACCCTGGAAAAACTCCTGAAGCCAGAAAGGAAAGGGGGTCTATTCTTATAAGTCAGTTCTATTAGTCAGGGTAGAGACTAAGGGACAGAGTTAAGCAACCAGATTTAGCCTTCCATGGGCTGTGATCTAGGTTGGGGACTGCCTACCTCCCTGCTTTCAGGCTGCTGCCTCCCATGTCCTGGTGGCATTTCTAATATGGTCAGCTTGACCATGTGAAAACTTCACCTCTACTTTAAGCCCGTCTCACAGACACATCTGCTCAATGCTCATCTAGAAGCccctttattttctgagaatgGCCTAGAGTCAGCTCTGAGTAGGAGACTGGCAATACCCTTTCACAGGCCTATGGATCAGTGGCTTGAGCTTAGCTATAGTACCAagaagtctcaaaaacaaagagcagATGAGGGCAAGGACGGGGAGGAAGATGGGTGTGAGTATCATACTTCAGGGAAGCACCAGATGGAGAATGCTCTTGGATGCTGacacagagggaaagaggaagcttctctccCAGAAATTCTCCAGTCTCTCCTTTGGCCCACAGCTTGAAAACTGAGGAGATTGTCCGTTTGCAGATCACGACCCCCAGAGCAGGACTCCACCTGGTGGCCTCAGATCTGGAAGCCCTGAGGTATTGTGGCCCCACTGCTGTCCTGCCTCCCTTTGCACCTTTGTCAAGAtgagcagagaggcaggaagctAGCTCTACCACTATGGGGATGACTGGTtggtaggaggtgtggccagcCTGGATTCTCCATCACTGTCTCAATATTTTATTCAACAATAATTATGTAATGAGTATTTGGTTCTTATGAGGCCAAAGACCTGGCCCTGGGACCCAGTGATGACTGGAACTCCCTGGGCCAGAACTACTGACTCTGACAAAGGAGACAGATGCTAATACAGACAAGATCAACCTGCATTGCTGACCATAGCATATACACCCCAATGTCCTCAGAAAGTGTCAGGACTGGCCAACAGAGCTGAGTGGAGGTACTGGGTCTGTGTAGccctttattaaaattaaattattatttaattgtcTTGTTTATAGGAGAAGGCATTAGGGTGGGGTTCTTGGGTCCATGGCTCATAATGCCTAGTGCCATGCTTGGGGTGAAGGGGTTGCATCCATCAGGGAGCAAAAAGGTCCAAGTTCCTTTCCTGGGAGAAGCACTAGGTTAAACAGCCAGGAAATAGGCCAGCAGGATCAAAAACTAGAGAGCACACCACTTGGGCCTCCTGAGCATCAAGTGGctcatctggaaaatgggcaTGGATAACAATATTACCCAGAGCTCCATCATCAATCATCTAACTTCTACCACCTTTCTTACTGTCTATTTTCCATGCTATCTTCCACATATCTGCCTGGGGACATTTGGAGGTCATTAGCTGAAGGGTGACAGTTGATGGCATGAAAGGAATGTGAGTAGCCTAGTAGGTAGTAGAGTATGTGGACAGGGAAGAATTTATGGGTTAGCCAGCCCATCATTAGCACATTTTCAGCTCCTAAGAGACAGCTGGCATTTAAGGATGAGGTAACTACCAGAGTGTGAGTGGTTGAGGAGTAATTaagtcatttctttcctctgCAGGTCTTCCCACAAAAACAATGAAGTATCATGCTCTGAAGAATTCAAAAGAGATTCAGCTTATGaggataaatttaagaattgCAACACAGATTCTGAAAGGTAACTCACTGCAGGGAGTAGACTTTCCCCAGAATACAAAGCCCATGTGCACTCAACCAAAGGGCTTCCATGCGCCTGGGTCCAAAGTCAGTAGCTGAAGTACAGACCAGCACTATACTATTGCTGCATATCTGTAGAGGGAGAagtagagagaaagagggggtgggACTATAGAGAGCAAAACTGTAATGTTTTCCCCAGATATCAAATTtcaggagaggaccaactccagACCAGGCTATCTCTCTCACAGCCCTTTGTTACCCTGACCCATCTTTTCATTTGGGATCCCTGACCCCTAGTGTGGACTGATCCCTGGGAATTAGGAAAGGGGGCCTTAGATGAATGGgtaagtgttttttgttttttgtttgtttgtttgttttgtcagccCTCTCTGGCTTACTAGCAGCCCCAAATTCCTTGTCTCTTGCTCTGTTGACCATTGGCCACCAACGTGGCTGCCTCACACTGAGTTTTCAGCTTATTTTGTTTCCATTCATGTTCCCAACCCACTAAATTTGAATGAAACAGAAATACTTGCTGATAGAGTCCACTTAGGCTTGGATTCCCTCTGATCAGAGCAATTTAGGGAGGCAACCAAAGACTTCTGCTCCCAAGCCATGAGACATACTCTCAAGACATCTAAATTACACAAGGTTGTAGCCTGATCAAAGTCAAAAAATGCTTCTCTTCCAATATCAAATCAGCTGCACAGTTGAATGATGGCAGTGAGCAACCAGGAGCCACAGAATCCCCACCACAAGGTTTGGCTGGAGCAGGCATTGGCACGGAGAAAAGAGGGTGAGATGCTAGTGGGAGACAGTTCTCTCAGATCCCTGGTGAGAGGCCAGGTTCAAGCAGCCAAACTCCTTGGACTGCTGCAATTGGGACTTCTCTctactgtgcccccccccccccgcgcacaCCCCCCTCCTTTGCTCTTGGCTTTTCTACTTGTTGTTGGATTTGCTTCCATTCCAGTCTAGCCACCTCCACACCTCTATTATTGACTCTCAAATTCCTGCAGAGCAAATACAAGCCCTAACTCACAGCTAAAGGCCCATCCTTCAGCAAGGACTGGCCTTGGGTAGAATGAATGTgtgaggaaaatggaagaaacaaaCTAATGAATGACCTAATAATGGAAGAATCAGCACCTTCTTACTTCGTGACTGAGCTCTGAAGACAAATTCAGGGGCCCTTGTCTCTTATTTCTCCCtttccagaagaggaagaagccccTAAATCTCTAAATCAAATGTTTCTGAGAGTCAGTGAAAGAAGTAGATCAGTGAAACAAGCTAGGAGATAAGAATGCCTCGGCTGAGTCATGAGCCACTCTTATCAGGTGATTTGAGGAGTAACATGGTTCTACCTATTCCCATGTGGTTCCAAACTAAATCCGAGTCATCTCTGGAGACAAAGGCTAGTTATGCAGATGTTGGCACAAATATTAGTACAGTTTCAGACTGTGATAGCAACCTTATGATTGGTCTGTCAAGGGCTGAAACTGCTGGAGGGTCGGCCCAACTCCACGACCTCCTGAAGTCTACCCAGAAGGATCCTGGGAGGATGCTCTTCTGGCTGCTTTCCCAACTGGTTCTCTCAGTAGGTTCATTTTCTCACTAACTTACCTAGTTGCATTAGGTACCTGGAAGTAGATATAGTAGGCCACACCTCTGAAATCTCTGTTTCTGAGCAGGTCTAGGAAAGGCCTTTGAGCCAGGGACTCAGTTCTTTTTGCCACTAATAtatcattttgctgtatgtacagGCATCAGAACAATTTCCCCAAAATAAACCAGAATACATTTATGCCCTCTTTCAACTTCTCAGTGGCTCCCTACTTCCTTGAAATTAAGTCCAAACCCCTTTCCGTAGCTCACATAGTTCTGCATGGTAGTGGGGACTCCATATCCATCCTTTACTTTCTCCTGTACCACAGTGGTGCAGACTGGTTCAGTGTGCTGTTGGCTACTATAGAAAATATCTGATCCAGTATGATTGGGTCTGTCTCTGGGTGGCTTCCTCTTTGACTTTTCATTGGAGTCATCCTTCCTGTTTATACACCCTCATAAAACAAATCCATTTCCTTAGAGACTAAACCTCAAAGCTGGTTTGGGACTTCTCTCTACTGTGCCCCCCTTCTATTTGCAAAATAGTATGAAGAATTTTCTAGATTTGTAGGGTGTTAGTGCAGTCTATCACAGTTGTCTTACTTATAATAGTttgactttgtgtgtgtacaagtgtatgtgtgtctatatgtatgctcatgtgtgcatgtgtgcgcaggTCAGAGATCAACTTCTGGTGTTGTTCCTTAGGCACCatacaccttgttttttgagacagagtctcataccAGGACCTGAGACTTACCAAttagcaagccccaggggtctgACTGTTTCTACCTCCactgtgctgggatcacaaatgcacaccaccacatctggctttttgttttgcatATGAGTCCTGGAGTTTAAAGCCAGGTTCTTGGGCTTGCAAGACAAACTCTTCATCATCATTTAAGCCATCCCTCCCACCCaattgtttttgcttctttgttttgttttgtttttgttttctttctttttttttcttttctctccccccccccccccgcccccaactgaggatcaaacccagggccttgtgcttgctaggcaagcattctaccactgagctaaatccccaacccgcttctttgtttttaagaaaatggtGCTTTTAAGAAAATGGTTTACAATTCTTTCAAAGGGTTGCCTCTCCTGGAAAGCACTACCCTCCTTTTCCTTGTATGAGATTGCTCAATAGTTGAATTTAGTTCTAGGCCTAAAAGTAAACATAAAGGACTGTAAGACAGTATGCTATCCATATGGAAGACAGGGGCTTGTGTAACTGATGGGTGCCCTATGGGCATCATCAGTTTGCCAGGAAAGAGGATGGGGCCTAACTGGGAAGCCTAGGTAAAAGAGTTCTATACCAGTATCAGCTGGGCACATACAGATGAATTGTGAAAGAGCTACGCTTTTATCAATGACCATTGGGCTTAGCAGGAGTGGAGAACATGTTAGCAGAGGCTATGGCCCAAGTGTTATTTGAAGTATGAATTGAGACTACTTATGGGACAGACATGATTATCATTCCTAATTTACTAACTGATAAAACTGTGATTTGAATCCACACTGCCCCCAGATATCAGGCTGTTTGGGGATGAAAATGAGTCTTACTCCCCCAAGCATCTATGTGAGCAGCTCTTCATTGCCCATAATCTGCTAGGGCTAGAGGCCACTCACTCAGAAGAGGGTAAGACATGCAGAAACAGACTTATGACCTCAGACAAGGTTTGGTTTCTTTCCACAGGCTGGGATCAGCTGCTAGCTTAACCCCTTTTCTAGATGCTCAGGGTGTGCAAGGTGCCAGCTCTCACTTCTGCAAGCCTGTACCAGTAAAGGTATAGCCAGCACTTCAGTAATCTATCTTATTATCAGACAGAGCTCATTCTCAGTTCCAGTGGCCAAGGATCCCCTCATCTTTAGACCGTTACCCCATCAGATAATCATAGCTGGATCAAAAGCCTGCTGGGGCCTGACCTAGAACTGCATTCCCCACATTGGAAGCACTACAAGAGGGACATGTGATGAGTCTGTTGGCCCAGAAATTCCAGCATCAACCTACATGGACCCACTTTGGGTAGTGGTGGAAACTTGTGGAAAAGCATCATCAGGAAGCTGAACAGCCAGTCTCAGTGAACCTCTTCTGTATAGACTGTAGCCTGCCCCAACAAGTAGGATTTGGGGAGACAAATCTCAGGGGTGGACAGCCAGCACTAGAATGCTGAGTCTTAGACAACACTTCTCTAAGAATGACAGTGACTTTAGTGAACAAAAGACAGGACTCTCTTTACTGGCAAACTCagtccttccctttcctctgagAAGGCAACTGGCAAAGGGGAAGCCATGGACCCCAGTCTCCTCTGTTCTGGGCCTTAGTAGACCTTAGTGCTTCCTTTCCTCAGGTCTGGCAACATAATTTCTTTCTTGGATAACAAGAAGAACAACAGTGCACCAGACATGGAAAATAAAAAGGCAGACCCCAAGGGGTAAGGCATTAGCAGACAGTGCTAGAAATCCAGGCACCTTGGGTATCTATCAGACTTTGGCTAGGAAGATGAAGCCAGCTATACCTGTGAGCTAGCCTGAAATATATGGAGAGACAGAAGATCCAGATGGAACTTTTCAGCCCCTGTCTGTGCCAGG
Encoded here:
- the Znf185 gene encoding zinc finger protein 185 isoform X2 → MNVSALGGNGKGKPLSSGEEERNNVLKQMKVRTTLKGDKSWIIKHEDSEDHTIQLHSGQNHTTSSSVGEVSNVRSPNTKAPAGYIIRGVFTRTIDSSSHYQQHLSKTNGAPRSASELLGTANSGRPHQSSGYKMTTEDYKKLALYNIKCSSTSGTEEEEVPFISDEQKWRSQAASGVLRKTAPREHSYVLSAIKKNTSPTQEVQAPFIAKRVDVVDEDVPPQKKQEPPALARPVSGLSSVDGGKTQVSQAIQIECMTSVPSPSGSQEPSLKTEEIVRLQITTPRAGLHLVASDLEALRSSHKNNEVSCSEEFKRDSAYEDKFKNCNTDSESPSADCEKNVAPKTIKACQETDGATEGSQRDPAMATQYSADPSTPELESSPGVPNQVIKLEACVSSTPVACKENNTAPKINEAWQETPEPPRGCQGDRAVATQQLADPSTPEPQSSPSRSEQQTKLGNRTKLKGPESSMVTVNVGTISEQTHLHIPAASSELDFSSTIKGILFVKEYMHASEVSSGKPVFSHYGSTSSTEDSLNLEKKPPHEGTPPSERPTEGVCTYCTHEIRDCPKITLEHLGICCHEYCFKCGICNKPMGDLLDQIFIHRDTIHCGKCYEKLF
- the Znf185 gene encoding zinc finger protein 185 isoform X3; translation: MNVSALGGKPLSSGEEERNNVLKQMKVRTTLKGDKSWIIKHEDSEDHTIQLHSGQNHTTSSSVGEVSNVRSPNTKAPAGYIIRGVFTRTIDSSSHYQQHLSKTNGAPRSASELLGTANSGRPHQSSGYKMTTEDYKKLALYNIKCSSTSGTEEEEVPFISDEQKWRSQAASGVLRKTAPREHSYVLSAIKKNTSSPTQEVQAPFIAKRVDVVDEDVPPQKKQEPPALARPVSGLSSVDGGKTQVSQAIQIECMTSVPSPSGSQEPSLKTEEIVRLQITTPRAGLHLVASDLEALRSSHKNNEVSCSEEFKRDSAYEDKFKNCNTDSESPSADCEKNVAPKTIKACQETDGATEGSQRDPAMATQYSADPSTPELESSPGVPNQVIKLEACVSSTPVACKENNTAPKINEAWQETPEPPRGCQGDRAVATQQLADPSTPEPQSSPSRSEQQTKLGNRTKLKGPESSMVTVNVGTISEQTHLHIPAASSELDFSSTIKGILFVKEYMHASEVSSGKPVFSHYGSTSSTEDSLNLEKKPPHEGTPPSERPTEGVCTYCTHEIRDCPKITLEHLGICCHEYCFKCGICNKPMGDLLDQIFIHRDTIHCGKCYEKLF
- the Znf185 gene encoding zinc finger protein 185 isoform X7, whose protein sequence is MNVSALGGNGKGKPLSSGEEERNNVLKQMKVRTTLKGDKSWIIKHEDSEDHTIQLHSGQNHTTSSSVGEVSNVRSPNTKAPAGYIIRGVFTRTIDSSSHYQQHLSKTNGAPRSASELLGTANSGRPHQSSGYKMTTEDYKKLSQAASGVLRKTAPREHSYVLSAIKKNTSSPTQEVQAPFIAKRVDVVDEDVPPQKKQEPPALARPVSGLSSVDGGKTQVSQAIQIECMTSVPSPSGSQEPSLKTEEIVRLQITTPRAGLHLVASDLEALRSSHKNNEVSCSEEFKRDSAYEDKFKNCNTDSESPSADCEKNVAPKTIKACQETDGATEGSQRDPAMATQYSADPSTPELESSPGVPNQVIKLEACVSSTPVACKENNTAPKINEAWQETPEPPRGCQGDRAVATQQLADPSTPEPQSSPSRSEQQTKLGNRTKLKGPESSMVTVNVGTISEQTHLHIPAASSELDFSSTIKGILFVKEYMHASEVSSGKPVFSHYGSTSSTEDSLNLEKKPPHEGTPPSERPTEGVCTYCTHEIRDCPKITLEHLGICCHEYCFKCGICNKPMGDLLDQIFIHRDTIHCGKCYEKLF